The nucleotide window GGCGCTTCAGCAGTTCCCGGTCGCGGGTCAGCGCGATGCGCCCGCCGTGTTCCGCGAAGGCTTCCACCTCGGCGTCGTCGATATCGTTGTCGTACAGCGTGTCGAAGCCGGCCATGCGCAGCAGCCGGGCCAGCCCGCCCAGGTGAGCGTCGGCCACGAAGCGTGCCTCGGCCGGCGCCAGGTCCATCGGCGGTGCCGGCGGCACCACGACGTCGTCGCCATCCTCCAGCAGCAGGTCGAGCGGGGCAGGGTGGCCGTTGACGCGCACCTCGCCCACCTCCGTGTGCGGCACGCCCAGTGCTTCGACCATGTGCTTGACCGTGGCGGCGCGCGCGCATGGCGTGACGACCGCTTGCCCGTGCTGGCCGCGCGGCAGGAAAAAGTCCAGGGCGGCGTCGAAGCGGAAGGTAGCGGTGACCATGGCCGCCGTCAGGAACCGGTGCCCGGCCGGGGGACCACTGCGTCGTTCATCGTCGCCGCGCCGGCCGCGGGCCGCAGGGGGCAGTCGCCCGCGTCATCGAGCCGCGCGGCCAGGTCCGCGCGCAAGGCTGCCAGGCCCTCGATGCGCCGGTCGATTTCCCCCAGCTTGGTACGCATTGCGGCGCGGATCGCTTCCGGCGAGCCGCCCGGGTCGGCCAGCAGCGGCAGGTCGGCTTCGATCTCGGCCAGCGTGAAGCCGAGCGACTGCGCGGTGCGGATATAGGTCAGCCATTGCACCGCCTCGGGCGGGTAGTCGCGGTAGCCGTTGCCGCTGCGGCGCGCCGTCAGGAGACCGCGTTTTTCATAGAAGCGCAGCGTATCCCGGCTGATGCCGGTCGCCTGCGCGATGTCGCCTATCTTCACCAGCCCTCCATGCGGAAAATGCTTGACCCTGGAGTGTACTCCAGCCTTTAGCATCGGGTGACCATCTTCGAGGAGCCCTCATGCACACCGCGACATATTCACGCATCGTCCGCGCCAGCGGCATCTACGACCTGCTCGTCACCGCACCGTTCGCCACGCCATGGACATTCGCCGTGGTGCACGGGCACCTTTCCGCCATCAACACGGCACTGGGCGGCGCGCCATTGCCCGCCTTCGCCCCCGTGCACGTGCTGTTCGGCTGCCTGATGGGCACCGTGGTGCTGTTGTGGTCCATCCTGCGCATCGGCGACCCGCAGCCACGTTTCGGCCGCTACGACGGCATCGGCCGTTTCGGCTTCAGCCTGTGGATGGCCTGGACGCTGGCGCAGACCGGCATGCCCATGCTGTGGCTGTTCATCGTGCCCGAGCTGGCGTGGGGCATCGTGCAGTGGCTGCCGGTGCGCGATGTGGCGAAGGTGCGGCACGTACCAGCGGCGCGGCACGCGTAGGGGCAGGACTGATGCACAGGTCCGCGGCCCGCGAAACGGGCCGCGCGGCCGGGCTGCCCGGTGCTATGCTGTGGCCTCAACTTCACGGGAGGTGTCCATGCAAGCGCAACCCCTGATCGCCGT belongs to Pseudoduganella albidiflava and includes:
- a CDS encoding Mut7-C RNAse domain-containing protein — translated: MVTATFRFDAALDFFLPRGQHGQAVVTPCARAATVKHMVEALGVPHTEVGEVRVNGHPAPLDLLLEDGDDVVVPPAPPMDLAPAEARFVADAHLGGLARLLRMAGFDTLYDNDIDDAEVEAFAEHGGRIALTRDRELLKRRGVLRGAYVRALKPEQQLREVMARFGLREAMRPFSLCLACNVPLRPRAKSDVLDRLPPSVRDSQDTFLGCPRCGGVFWQGSHWRRMRALLDGVR
- a CDS encoding MerR family transcriptional regulator — its product is MKIGDIAQATGISRDTLRFYEKRGLLTARRSGNGYRDYPPEAVQWLTYIRTAQSLGFTLAEIEADLPLLADPGGSPEAIRAAMRTKLGEIDRRIEGLAALRADLAARLDDAGDCPLRPAAGAATMNDAVVPRPGTGS